Proteins co-encoded in one Methylobacterium sp. WL1 genomic window:
- the ruvB gene encoding Holliday junction branch migration DNA helicase RuvB: MSKPKPPTNVLLTPEKRAEDVDQTIRPLSLSEFIGQKAARANMQIFIEAAKMTGQALDHVLFVGPPGLGKTTLAQIVARELGVNFRSTSGPVIAKAGDLAAQLTNLEERDVLFIDEIHRLNPAVEEILYPAMEDYQLDLIIGEGPAARSVKIELPKFTLVGATTRAGLLTTPLRDRFGIPIRLEFYEIDELEKIVARGARVLGLGMSPEGANEIARRARGTPRIAGRLLRRVRDFAIVAEAETVTRAIADRALKLLDVDSVGLDVMDRKYLTLIATSFGGGPVGIETIGAALSEPRDAIEDIIEPYLIQRGFVQRTPRGRVLTKHAFRHMGFAEPRRQQDGLFDDGDAA, translated from the coding sequence ATGAGCAAGCCCAAGCCCCCGACCAACGTGCTCCTGACGCCGGAGAAGCGCGCCGAGGACGTGGATCAGACGATCCGGCCGCTGAGCCTGTCCGAATTCATCGGGCAGAAGGCCGCACGCGCCAACATGCAGATCTTCATCGAGGCGGCCAAGATGACCGGCCAGGCCCTCGATCACGTGCTGTTCGTCGGGCCGCCCGGGCTCGGCAAGACCACGCTGGCCCAGATCGTCGCCCGCGAACTCGGGGTGAACTTCCGCTCGACCTCGGGCCCGGTCATCGCGAAGGCCGGCGACCTCGCGGCGCAGCTGACCAACCTCGAGGAGCGCGACGTGCTCTTCATCGACGAGATCCACCGGCTCAACCCGGCCGTGGAGGAGATCCTCTACCCGGCCATGGAGGATTACCAGCTCGACCTGATCATCGGCGAGGGGCCGGCGGCGCGCTCGGTGAAGATCGAGCTGCCGAAGTTCACGCTCGTCGGCGCCACCACCCGGGCGGGCCTGCTGACGACGCCCCTGCGCGACCGGTTCGGCATCCCGATCCGGCTCGAGTTCTACGAGATCGACGAACTTGAGAAGATCGTCGCCCGCGGCGCCCGGGTGCTCGGGCTCGGCATGTCGCCGGAAGGTGCCAACGAGATCGCCCGGCGGGCCCGGGGCACGCCGCGCATCGCCGGCCGGCTGCTGCGGCGGGTGCGCGACTTCGCGATCGTGGCCGAGGCCGAGACGGTGACGCGCGCCATCGCCGACCGGGCGCTGAAGCTGCTCGACGTCGATTCGGTCGGCCTCGACGTGATGGACCGCAAGTACCTGACGTTGATCGCCACCTCGTTCGGCGGCGGCCCGGTGGGGATCGAGACGATCGGGGCCGCCCTGTCCGAGCCGCGCGACGCGATCGAGGACATCATCGAGCCCTATCTGATCCAACGCGGCTTCGTGCAGCGCACGCCCCGGGGCCGAGTGCTCACCAAGCACGCGTTCCGGCACATGGGCTTTGCCGAGCCGCGACGTCAGCAGGACGGCCTGTTCGACGACGGCGACGCCGCCTGA
- a CDS encoding AprI/Inh family metalloprotease inhibitor, producing MPGTWDLSRDGTNRRCVMTLRSENGEAGQRISFPAGCRRALPIVNGVAGWLFSDRGVRLVDRNVRPILEFVRRPDQRSLVAKPDGGETYSLVPLDIAAMRPPAPPAIAGIEAAPATNAPLQTAPSVPAELQRTTAATATAAPGPAPGTYALDRFQERDTCRITLDGAGGGVHVVPGCHDGGLEVFDPVRWRYANGRMTLTAKRGHTIDLVPSGDGRWRREPEVGTTFVLRRVD from the coding sequence GTGCCGGGGACCTGGGACCTGTCGCGCGACGGCACCAACCGCCGCTGCGTCATGACCCTGCGGAGCGAGAACGGCGAGGCCGGCCAGCGCATCAGCTTCCCGGCCGGGTGCCGGCGCGCCCTGCCGATCGTGAACGGCGTCGCCGGCTGGCTGTTCAGCGACCGGGGCGTGCGCCTGGTGGACCGGAACGTCCGCCCGATCCTCGAATTCGTCCGGCGGCCGGACCAGCGCAGCCTCGTCGCCAAGCCGGACGGTGGCGAGACCTACAGCCTGGTGCCCCTCGACATCGCGGCGATGCGCCCGCCCGCTCCCCCAGCCATCGCGGGGATCGAGGCGGCGCCCGCAACGAACGCTCCGCTGCAGACGGCGCCGTCGGTGCCCGCCGAACTGCAGCGCACCACGGCCGCGACCGCCACGGCGGCGCCGGGGCCCGCGCCGGGCACCTACGCCCTCGATCGATTCCAGGAGCGCGACACCTGCCGGATCACCCTCGACGGGGCCGGCGGCGGCGTCCACGTGGTCCCGGGCTGCCACGATGGCGGGCTCGAAGTGTTCGATCCCGTCCGCTGGCGCTACGCCAACGGCCGCATGACGCTCACCGCCAAGCGCGGCCACACCATCGACTTGGTGCCGAGCGGCGACGGCCGCTGGCGGCGCGAGCCCGAGGTCGGGACGACCTTCGTGCTGCGCCGGGTCGACTGA
- a CDS encoding NAD(P)H-dependent oxidoreductase, translating into MSVKPSLPRVVAFSGSAKRPSRTRDLVTAVGAELGRLRRIELTVYDLVDAGPGIGASLREDLPLPAAHLIAAIEGADALIVGTPVYQGGYAGLFKHVFDFVDPARMAGMPVVLTATGGGLRHALVVEHGLRPLFGFFAAHVAPTSVYAGPEDMADGQITDATVAARLAAAAVELAALLDVARAIDAGAAA; encoded by the coding sequence GTGAGCGTCAAGCCGAGCCTTCCCCGTGTCGTCGCCTTCTCCGGGAGTGCCAAACGACCGTCGCGGACCCGCGATCTCGTGACGGCGGTCGGCGCCGAGCTCGGGCGGCTGCGCCGGATCGAGCTGACCGTCTACGATCTGGTCGATGCTGGCCCGGGCATCGGGGCGTCGCTGCGCGAGGACCTGCCCCTGCCGGCGGCGCACCTGATCGCGGCGATCGAGGGCGCGGACGCCCTGATCGTCGGGACGCCGGTCTACCAGGGCGGCTATGCCGGGCTGTTCAAGCACGTCTTCGACTTCGTCGATCCGGCGCGGATGGCGGGTATGCCGGTGGTGCTCACCGCCACGGGCGGCGGCCTGCGCCACGCCCTGGTGGTCGAGCACGGCCTGCGCCCGCTGTTCGGCTTCTTCGCGGCCCACGTCGCACCGACCTCGGTCTATGCCGGCCCCGAGGACATGGCCGACGGGCAGATCACCGACGCCACCGTGGCGGCCCGCCTCGCCGCGGCGGCGGTGGAGCTGGCCGCGCTCTTGGACGTGGCCCGGGCGATCGACGCCGGCGCGGCGGCCTGA
- a CDS encoding diguanylate cyclase, which produces MQIVVVDSSRVVLQIIASLIEPRGHEVHAFTDSEQALRHLAATPSVRVLITSVEVRPLCGLELCWSARLLAEERRPLHVITMSSARNVRSLAEALDSGADDFIEKPPSAEELNARLRAAERMITMQEELIRLAETDPLTGVFNRRAFFDRVRLAAEQSGRPARISAILADIDHFKRINDEHGHDVGDVAIKAMAELIAGAGIGGRLGGEEFGIALPGLSLEEATARAERLREAVQALRIRGSRHAIGFTCSFGVSTWVEGDDVNALLKRADLALYAAKSGGRNRVVPYQGEATLAVAS; this is translated from the coding sequence ATGCAGATCGTCGTCGTCGATTCGAGCCGCGTCGTCCTCCAGATCATCGCATCCCTGATCGAGCCACGCGGCCACGAGGTCCACGCGTTCACGGATTCCGAACAGGCGCTGCGACACCTCGCCGCCACCCCGTCAGTCCGCGTCCTGATCACCAGCGTCGAGGTCCGGCCGCTCTGCGGCCTCGAACTCTGCTGGTCCGCGCGGCTGCTCGCCGAGGAGCGCAGGCCGCTGCACGTCATCACCATGTCGTCCGCCCGCAACGTTCGCAGCCTGGCCGAGGCCCTCGACAGCGGCGCCGACGACTTCATCGAGAAACCGCCGAGCGCCGAGGAGCTGAACGCACGCTTGCGCGCGGCCGAGCGCATGATCACCATGCAGGAGGAGCTGATCCGCCTCGCCGAGACCGATCCGCTCACCGGGGTCTTCAACCGGCGCGCCTTCTTCGACCGGGTGCGCCTCGCCGCCGAGCAGAGCGGGCGCCCGGCCCGGATCTCGGCGATCCTGGCCGACATCGACCATTTCAAGCGGATCAACGACGAGCACGGCCACGATGTCGGCGACGTCGCCATCAAGGCCATGGCCGAGCTCATCGCCGGGGCCGGCATCGGCGGCCGCCTGGGCGGCGAGGAATTCGGCATCGCCCTCCCGGGGTTGAGCCTTGAGGAGGCGACCGCCCGGGCCGAGCGTCTGCGGGAAGCCGTTCAGGCTCTGCGTATCCGCGGCAGCCGGCATGCAATCGGCTTCACCTGCAGCTTCGGCGTGAGCACCTGGGTCGAAGGCGACGACGTCAACGCCCTGCTCAAGCGGGCCGACCTCGCGCTCTACGCGGCCAAGAGCGGCGGGCGTAACCGCGTCGTGCCGTACCAGGGCGAGGCCACCTTGGCCGTCGCAAGCTGA
- the leuC gene encoding 3-isopropylmalate dehydratase large subunit — protein sequence MTSPRTLYDKIWDDHVVDVQPDGTSLLYIDRHLVHEVTSPQAFEGLRVAGRKVRHPEKTLAVVDHNVQTTDRSKGIDDPESRTQLEALAENVRDFGIEFYDALDVRQGIVHIIGPEQGFTLPGQTIVCGDSHTSTHGAFGALAHGIGTSEVEHVLATQTLVQNKAKNMRVTVDGALPPGVGAKDIILAIIGEIGTAGGTGHVIEYAGEAIRALSMEGRMTICNMSIEGGARAGLVAPDATTYAYVKDRPKAPKGAAFDKARAYWESLLTDEGAFFDREVRLDAASLPPIVSWGTSPEDVISVRGRVPDPAAIVDENKRQSKEKALAYMGLTPGTPITDITLDRVFIGSCTNGRIEDLRVVAQMVEGRKVHESVSAMVVPGSGLVKAQAEAEGIDRVLKAAGFDWREPGCSMCLGMNADRLNPLERCASTSNRNFEGRQGHRGRTHLVSPAMAAAAAVAGRFVDIRDWPRG from the coding sequence ATGACCAGCCCGCGCACCCTCTACGACAAGATCTGGGACGACCACGTCGTCGATGTCCAGCCGGACGGCACCAGCCTCCTCTACATCGACCGGCACCTCGTTCACGAAGTCACGAGTCCGCAGGCGTTCGAGGGTCTACGCGTGGCCGGGCGCAAGGTGCGCCATCCCGAGAAGACGCTGGCGGTGGTGGATCACAACGTCCAGACCACCGACCGGTCGAAGGGCATCGACGATCCCGAGAGCCGCACCCAGCTCGAGGCGCTGGCCGAGAACGTGCGCGACTTCGGCATCGAGTTCTACGACGCCCTCGATGTGCGCCAGGGCATCGTCCACATCATCGGGCCCGAGCAGGGCTTCACGCTGCCCGGCCAGACGATCGTGTGCGGGGATTCGCACACCTCGACGCACGGCGCCTTCGGGGCACTGGCGCACGGCATCGGCACCTCGGAGGTCGAGCACGTGCTCGCCACGCAGACGCTGGTGCAGAACAAGGCCAAGAACATGCGCGTCACGGTGGACGGCGCGCTGCCGCCCGGCGTGGGCGCCAAGGACATCATCCTGGCGATCATCGGCGAGATCGGCACGGCGGGCGGCACCGGCCACGTGATCGAGTATGCCGGCGAAGCGATCCGCGCCCTCTCGATGGAGGGGCGGATGACCATCTGCAACATGTCGATCGAGGGCGGCGCCCGCGCCGGCCTGGTGGCGCCGGACGCCACGACCTACGCCTACGTCAAGGATCGCCCGAAGGCCCCCAAGGGCGCGGCGTTCGACAAGGCCCGGGCCTACTGGGAGAGCCTGCTCACCGACGAGGGCGCGTTCTTCGACCGCGAGGTGCGCCTCGACGCCGCGAGCCTGCCGCCGATCGTCAGCTGGGGCACCAGCCCGGAGGACGTGATCTCGGTGCGCGGCCGCGTGCCGGATCCGGCGGCGATCGTGGACGAGAACAAGCGCCAGTCCAAGGAGAAGGCGCTGGCCTATATGGGCCTGACCCCGGGCACGCCGATCACCGACATCACCCTGGACCGGGTGTTCATCGGCTCCTGCACCAACGGCCGGATCGAGGACCTGCGGGTCGTCGCCCAGATGGTCGAGGGTCGCAAGGTGCACGAGAGCGTGTCCGCCATGGTGGTCCCGGGCTCGGGGCTGGTGAAGGCGCAGGCCGAGGCCGAAGGCATCGATCGGGTGCTGAAGGCGGCGGGCTTCGACTGGCGCGAGCCGGGCTGCTCCATGTGCCTCGGGATGAACGCCGACCGGCTCAACCCGCTGGAGCGCTGCGCCTCGACCTCGAACCGCAACTTCGAGGGCCGTCAGGGCCATCGCGGACGCACGCACCTGGTCTCGCCGGCCATGGCGGCGGCGGCCGCGGTCGCCGGCCGGTTCGTGGACATCCGGGATTGGCCGCGCGGCTGA
- a CDS encoding cytochrome b, whose amino-acid sequence MAGSIISAGKKADRKAGAPLPATYVTASGLPRHHPVSQALHWVTAALALAVLPLAWVAVSLPPDPAKGSLFVLHKSVGLTILAIVVLRIVWRMIRPAPPDPQAPRLLTLIGRVNHWLLYAIFLIMPISGYLLSALSGRSTPYFWLFTIPGLTKDDGAQKIAESIHLVGQWFVYALVLLHVAGTAWHLMIRRDGLLERMLPVQDGRGLR is encoded by the coding sequence ATGGCAGGTTCAATCATCTCGGCCGGCAAGAAGGCGGACCGGAAGGCGGGCGCGCCGCTTCCCGCCACCTACGTCACGGCGTCCGGCCTGCCGCGCCACCATCCGGTGTCGCAGGCGCTGCACTGGGTCACGGCGGCCCTGGCGCTGGCGGTCCTGCCGCTGGCCTGGGTGGCGGTGAGCCTGCCGCCGGACCCCGCCAAGGGCAGCCTGTTCGTTCTCCACAAATCGGTCGGGCTGACGATCCTGGCGATCGTGGTCCTGCGGATCGTCTGGCGCATGATCCGGCCGGCGCCGCCGGATCCCCAGGCGCCACGGCTGCTGACGCTGATCGGTCGCGTCAACCATTGGCTGCTCTACGCGATCTTCCTGATCATGCCGATCAGCGGCTACCTGCTGAGCGCGCTCTCGGGACGGTCCACGCCGTATTTCTGGCTGTTCACCATCCCGGGCCTGACCAAGGACGACGGCGCGCAGAAGATCGCCGAGTCGATCCACCTCGTCGGGCAATGGTTCGTCTACGCCCTGGTGCTGCTGCACGTCGCCGGCACGGCCTGGCACCTCATGATCCGCCGGGACGGCCTGCTGGAGCGGATGCTTCCGGTCCAGGACGGGCGCGGATTGCGTTGA
- a CDS encoding DNA topoisomerase IB: MADTETDQSGGTLRAAAEEAGLVYVDDGLPGLTRKRSGTGFRYLDAKGAPVRDKRILARIRALAIPPAYTDVWICPRSNGHIQATGRDAKGRKQYRYHADFRQAREENKFSRIMAFADALPGIRQRVDADMKRQGLCREKVLATVVHLLETTLIRVGNDDYARTNKSYGLTTLRDPHVRIAGAELSFRFKGKSGKTWDVSLKDRRVARIVKACQDLPGQELFQYIDGEGVQRDVTSSDVNAYLREVTGEDFTAKDFRTWAGTVLAALALREFESFDSEAGAKRNVRAAIESVAGRLGNTPTICRKCYIHPQVLDCYLEGDLLIQVQDAVETELSGDLGKLRSEEAAVLGLLQARLAASRDAAEAGKPVKPGATPARKRSKTAARAKAAALVKKTAGRSRTAAQAGAT, translated from the coding sequence ATGGCGGACACCGAGACTGACCAAAGCGGCGGAACCCTGCGCGCGGCGGCCGAGGAAGCCGGCCTCGTCTACGTCGATGACGGCCTGCCGGGCCTCACCCGCAAGCGCAGCGGCACCGGTTTCCGCTACCTGGATGCGAAGGGCGCGCCGGTGCGCGACAAGCGGATCCTCGCCCGCATCCGTGCCTTGGCGATCCCCCCGGCCTACACCGATGTCTGGATCTGCCCGCGCAGCAACGGCCACATCCAGGCCACCGGCCGGGATGCCAAGGGGCGCAAGCAATACCGCTACCACGCCGACTTCCGGCAGGCCCGCGAGGAGAACAAGTTCTCGCGGATCATGGCCTTCGCGGACGCCCTGCCGGGCATCCGCCAGCGGGTCGATGCCGACATGAAGCGTCAGGGTCTGTGCCGCGAGAAGGTTCTGGCCACGGTGGTCCACCTGCTCGAGACCACGCTGATCCGCGTCGGCAACGACGATTACGCCCGCACCAACAAGAGCTACGGCCTGACGACATTGCGCGATCCGCATGTCCGAATCGCGGGGGCCGAGCTGTCGTTCCGGTTCAAGGGCAAGAGCGGCAAGACCTGGGACGTGTCGCTGAAGGACCGGCGCGTCGCCCGGATCGTGAAGGCCTGCCAGGACCTGCCCGGGCAGGAGCTGTTCCAGTACATCGACGGCGAGGGCGTGCAGCGCGACGTGACCTCGTCGGACGTGAACGCGTATCTGCGCGAGGTCACGGGCGAGGATTTCACCGCCAAGGATTTCCGGACCTGGGCCGGGACGGTCTTGGCGGCGCTGGCCTTGCGCGAGTTCGAGAGCTTCGACAGCGAGGCGGGGGCCAAGCGCAACGTCCGCGCGGCGATCGAGAGCGTCGCCGGGCGCCTGGGCAACACGCCGACGATCTGCCGGAAGTGCTACATCCACCCCCAGGTCCTCGATTGCTACCTCGAAGGCGACCTCCTGATTCAGGTGCAGGACGCGGTCGAGACCGAGCTGAGCGGGGACCTCGGCAAGCTCCGCTCCGAGGAGGCCGCGGTGCTCGGCCTGCTGCAGGCCCGGCTCGCCGCCTCGCGGGACGCCGCCGAGGCGGGCAAGCCGGTCAAGCCCGGCGCGACTCCGGCCCGCAAACGGAGCAAGACGGCAGCCCGGGCCAAGGCGGCAGCCCTGGTCAAAAAAACCGCCGGGCGGTCCCGCACTGCGGCGCAAGCCGGTGCCACGTAA
- a CDS encoding response regulator transcription factor: MSTAVGVLILDEPQDLSATVRATLEHMPEFHTIGEEDLDRADAGSAVALIFLDEIRLADGIARLVGLKERQPNLRTLVAFGALTADDLRALLAAGADAFVARSKSPRELGAALLALAEGSECLVPPEQQAAMPAEQGDSLGLTPREAEVLRFLSSGFSNKEVARRLALSVRTVETHRLNLRRKTQTGRLKDLVSLARQLGLAPVVDSDPNRRGGSGGNQSRH; encoded by the coding sequence ATGAGTACGGCCGTTGGCGTCCTGATCCTGGATGAACCGCAGGACCTGAGCGCGACTGTGCGCGCCACTCTGGAGCATATGCCGGAGTTTCACACGATCGGCGAAGAAGACTTGGACCGGGCCGATGCCGGATCCGCGGTCGCGCTGATCTTCCTCGACGAGATCCGGCTGGCGGATGGGATCGCGCGTCTCGTCGGCTTGAAGGAGCGGCAGCCGAACCTGCGCACCCTCGTAGCTTTCGGGGCACTCACCGCCGACGACCTCCGGGCGCTGCTGGCGGCGGGTGCCGACGCCTTCGTGGCCCGGTCGAAGTCACCGCGGGAGCTGGGCGCCGCCCTGCTCGCCCTGGCCGAGGGATCGGAGTGTCTCGTTCCCCCGGAGCAGCAGGCCGCGATGCCGGCGGAGCAGGGCGACAGCCTCGGGCTCACGCCGCGCGAGGCGGAGGTGCTGCGCTTCCTCAGCTCGGGCTTCAGCAACAAGGAGGTTGCCCGTCGCCTCGCGCTCAGCGTGCGGACCGTGGAGACGCACCGGCTCAACCTGCGCCGGAAGACGCAGACTGGACGGCTCAAGGACCTGGTCTCGCTGGCGCGCCAGCTCGGTCTGGCCCCGGTGGTCGACAGCGACCCGAACCGTCGCGGCGGGTCCGGCGGCAACCAGTCCCGGCATTGA
- a CDS encoding 2-hydroxyacid dehydrogenase: MSEAPPEILLLKTMHPLVEAAFEERFTVHRLAGVADPNAKLAEIGPRIRGLCVGGQVDAALMERLPKLELIANFGVGYDGVDAVEAHRRGIVVTNTPDVLTDEVADLAVGLVLATVRRLPQADRYLRAGHWPKAPFPLTASLRGRRVGILGLGRIGQAIAHRLESFGVTIDYHGRSRKAGIAYTYHDSLIAMARAVHILIVVAPGGDDTRKLVDAAVLEALGPEGILINVARGSLVDEAALIAALQAGTILGAGLDVFENEPHVPAELAALDKTVLLPHVGSASEHTRTAMAQLVVDNVLSWFEGRGPLTPVTETPWSPPA; the protein is encoded by the coding sequence ATGTCCGAAGCGCCGCCCGAGATCCTGCTGCTCAAGACGATGCATCCGCTGGTCGAGGCCGCCTTCGAGGAGCGCTTCACCGTGCACCGGCTCGCGGGCGTCGCGGATCCGAACGCCAAGCTGGCCGAGATCGGGCCGCGGATCCGGGGGCTCTGCGTCGGCGGCCAAGTCGATGCCGCCCTGATGGAGCGGCTGCCGAAGCTCGAACTGATCGCCAATTTCGGCGTCGGCTACGACGGCGTCGACGCGGTCGAGGCGCATCGGCGCGGCATCGTCGTCACCAACACGCCCGACGTGCTCACCGACGAGGTCGCCGATCTCGCCGTCGGCCTGGTGCTGGCGACCGTCCGGCGGCTCCCGCAGGCGGACCGCTACCTGCGGGCGGGCCACTGGCCGAAGGCGCCGTTCCCGCTCACCGCGTCCCTGCGCGGGAGGCGGGTCGGCATCCTGGGGCTCGGCCGGATCGGGCAGGCGATCGCCCATCGCCTGGAGAGCTTCGGCGTCACGATCGACTATCACGGCCGCAGCCGGAAGGCGGGCATCGCCTACACCTATCACGACAGCCTGATCGCCATGGCGCGGGCGGTCCACATCCTGATCGTGGTCGCCCCCGGGGGCGACGACACCCGCAAGCTGGTGGATGCCGCCGTCCTGGAGGCACTGGGACCCGAGGGCATCCTGATCAACGTCGCCCGCGGCAGCCTCGTCGACGAGGCTGCGCTGATCGCCGCGCTTCAGGCGGGCACGATCCTGGGGGCCGGCCTCGACGTGTTCGAGAACGAGCCGCACGTGCCGGCGGAGCTGGCCGCCCTCGACAAGACCGTGCTGCTGCCGCATGTCGGCTCAGCCTCCGAGCATACCCGCACGGCGATGGCCCAACTCGTGGTCGACAACGTGTTGTCGTGGTTCGAGGGTCGGGGCCCGCTGACCCCCGTGACCGAGACACCCTGGAGCCCGCCCGCGTGA
- a CDS encoding 50S ribosomal protein L11 methyltransferase, with protein MRAPDDPQGFIQANTRLLPVPYAPEIRLHVADEATELWQKTEDELQAIGLPPPFWAFAWAGGQALARYILDHPEVARGRRAVDFASGSGLVAIAAARAGARHVVASDLDPFAVAAIGINAAANGVAGRIAPVSADLLGTRPEADLVLAADVFYERDLAQAVTAWLIDLQAGGVTVLIGDPGRTYLPRERLECLATYAVPVSRALEDAEIKQSHVWRLRG; from the coding sequence ATGCGCGCCCCGGACGATCCGCAGGGCTTCATCCAGGCCAACACGCGGCTGCTGCCGGTTCCCTACGCGCCCGAGATCCGCCTCCACGTCGCCGACGAGGCGACCGAGCTCTGGCAGAAGACCGAGGACGAATTGCAGGCGATCGGGCTGCCGCCGCCGTTCTGGGCCTTCGCCTGGGCGGGCGGGCAGGCGCTCGCCCGCTACATCCTCGACCATCCCGAGGTGGCCCGCGGGCGCCGGGCCGTGGACTTCGCTTCCGGCTCCGGCCTGGTGGCGATCGCCGCGGCCCGGGCGGGCGCGCGGCACGTCGTCGCCAGCGACCTCGACCCGTTCGCCGTGGCGGCGATCGGCATCAATGCCGCCGCCAACGGCGTGGCCGGCCGGATCGCCCCGGTCTCGGCCGACCTCCTCGGGACGCGGCCGGAGGCCGACCTCGTGCTCGCCGCCGACGTGTTCTACGAGCGCGACCTCGCCCAGGCGGTGACGGCCTGGCTCATCGACCTGCAGGCGGGCGGGGTGACGGTGCTGATCGGCGACCCGGGGCGGACCTACCTGCCGCGCGAGCGCCTGGAATGCCTGGCGACCTACGCGGTGCCGGTCTCCCGCGCCCTCGAAGACGCCGAGATCAAGCAGAGCCACGTCTGGCGGCTGCGCGGGTGA